The following nucleotide sequence is from Acidobacteriota bacterium.
TGGAAGCTCGCAGGCGGAGCCTGCGTAGCCGTTAACCAGCGCGGCACACCTCGCCCGCGGCGCGGTTTCCTCTGCTAACGTAAGTCTGCTCAGCGATCTTCGCTGCCTATGGCAGTGGAGAAAGAAAAACTCTCGCGCCTCCTTCCCACCTTCGAGGCGCTCGCCGATCTCGGCAACGAGATGACGGCGGAACGCGACTTCAGCGCGCGCGCGGAGACCATGCTCGCGCGCACCATGCAGGCGCTGGACGCGCGCGAGGGCGCGCTCTTCATCCACAGCGAGCGGCCGGCGATGCTGACCTCGGTCGCCGCCTTTGGCTTTGCCCTCTTCCCCCAGACGGCGGTCATCCCGCTGCTGCCCCGGACCGCCCGGGCGCTGAATCGCCAGCAGCCGGTGTTGCTGCGTGGGACGCACGAGCGCTATTTCAGCGCGAACGGCAACGTGCCGCCAGAAGTTTTCCAAGTCCTCGCGCCGCTGCGAGTCAACGCGAAGCTGGTGGGCGCGATCACGCTGGGGCGAAGAAATGCGTCCGGTGATGATTCCCCCAGTGTTTATTCAGAAGACGACCTGGCCGCACTCGGCATTTTGGCGCAGCCCGTGGCCATGGCGGTGCAGAACCACGTGCTCGCGCATTCCTTGCAGCACCGCATCGCGGAGAACCTGCGGCTGCTGGCTGGGCTGCACTCGATGTACGACCGCACCCTCGAAGCCTTCGCCACCGCCATTGACGTGAAAGACCCGCACACGCGCGGCCATTCACTGCGCGTGGGCCGTTACGCCGCCGGGCTGGGCGAGGCGATGGGGCTCGACCCGGCGCAGGTCGCCGGCCTGCGCGCCGCCGGATATCTCCACGACGTGGGCAAGGTCAACGTGGACAAGTACATCTTCAACAAGCCGGGCGCGCTCGACCGGCACGAGTTCGAGGAGATGGCCGGACACACCTTGGTGGGGCACAAGATCGTCGCCGGCGTGGAGTTTCCGTGGCCGCAGATCCCGGAGGTCGTCCGCTCCCATCACGAGCGCGCCGATGGCTCGGGATATCCCGACCACCTGCGCGGGGAGGAGATCCCGCTGCTCGTCCGCGTGATCGCGCTGGCCGATAGCTTTGACGCCATGACCAGCCAGCGGCCCTACCGGCAGCCGCTGTCGCTCGGCGAGACGCTCACGCACATCGTCCGCTCCACGCCCGACAAGTTCGAAGCCGAGGCGGTGCAGGCGTTGCTGGTGCAACTGCGCCGCGATGCCACGCGCACCGATTCGGCGCTGCCCTTCCTCGAAGCCAGCGTGCCGTTGACGGTCGCTCCTCATGACCTTGATGTGCTGGCCGCCGACCTGAATTATCGCGTCAATCACGCGCGGACGTGGTCGGCGTAGCTTCCCTCCTACCTCGCCGCTTCTTGAAGACTCGCCCACCCTTACAAATATTTACAACTTTTCCTGAGCTGCGGGTTAGAGCGGGAAGTAAGTACGTTTGGTCCGTGGGGGACGAAGATGAAGTTCCGCAGCGTAGTTGGGCCCCTCGCTTTGATCTTCATTCTGGCCGTCTCGGCCGGATTACTGCTCGCCGCTGACAAGAAAGACGACAGGAACGGCGACAAGCAGAACGACAAGCGGCAAGGAACCGGCGCGATGGATTCCTCCAAGCGCGCGCAGCATGCGCTCAACCGGCTGACCTTCGGGGCGCGTCCCGGTGACGCAGAGCGCGTGCAGGCGATGGGGGTGGACCGCTGGATCGAGCTGCAACTCCACCCCGAAAAGATCGACGACGGCGCATTGCAAGCGCGCTTGCAGGGGTATCGCACGCTAACCATGGATACGCGCGAGCTGTTGCAGAACTTTCCGCCGCCGTTCGTGCTCAAGGCGGTCGAGGCTGGGCGCTTCCCGATGCCCTCTGACCCGAACCAGCGCGCGGTCTACGAATCGCAGCTGGCGGCCTACCGCGCACGCCAGCAGAACAAGGCCGCCAAGGGAAACGACGCCGGCAACAACAACGACGGCAACGCGAACCCGGACAAAACTAATGACGGCGCGATGGCCGACGCGGACCGGGCCGAGCGTCGCGAGGCGCGGATGGGTGCCGAGATGAAGGCAGAGGAGATCCTGGCCCTGCCGCCGGAGCAGCGCAGCGCGGCGATCATGAAGCTGTCACCGGAGCAGCGCGCTTTGATCGCACGCACCATGATCGCTCGGACCATGACGGCGCGCACGCCCGCGACGGACGGACGCCAACGCATGCTCGAAGGCATGTCGCCGGAACAGCGCGAGACGCTGCTGGCGATGGCCAATCCGCGCATCGTGGTGGCAGGCGAGCTGCAGTCGGCGAAGATCCTGCGCGCCGCTTACAGCGAGCGCCAGCTCGACGAGGTGATGACCGATTTCTGGTTCAACCACTTCAACATCTACGACAAGAAGGGTCCGGACGCGTACATGATCGGCGAGTATGAGCGCGACGTGATCCGTCCGCGGGCGCTGGGCAAGTTTCAGGACCTGCTGCTCGCCACGGCGAAGAGTCCGGCGATGCTCTTCTACCTCGACAATTGGCAGAGCGTTGGGCCGGGCTCGGATTTCGCGAAGAACGGCGGCGGCGGCCGGCAGCAAGGCTTTGGTCAGCCGGGCGTGGGTCAGCAGGGCATGGGCCAGCAGAATCGGCGCTTTCGCCGGCGCGGCGGCATTTTTGGTGGCGGCGGGAACGAACAGCAGCCGCGGATGCAGCGCAACGATCCCAACCAGCAGTCGGTGCAGCAGACCAGGCAGCGCCGCAGCGGGCTGAATGAGAACTACGCGCGCGAGCTGATGGAGCTGCACACGCTCGGGGTGGACGGCGGGTACACCCAGCAGGACGTCACCGAGCTGGCAAAGGTCCTGACCGGCTGGACGATGCGGCAGCCGCGCCTGGGCGGCGACTACGAGTTCAACGGCCGCATGCACGAACCGGGAACGAAGACGGTACTCGGCCGGCAGTTCTCCGGCGGCGGCGAAGGCGAGGGCGAAGCCGCGCTGAAGATGCTGGCGCACCAGCCGGCGACCGCAAAGTTCATCTCGCGGAAGCTGGCACAGCGTTTTGTGGCGGACGATCCGTCACCCGCACTGGTCGACCGCATGGCGCAGACGTTCCTCAAGACCGACGGCGACATTCGCGAAGTCCTTCGCACCATGTTCCGCGCGCCCGAGTTCTGGTCGCGCGAGGCGTACCGCGCGAAGGTAAAGACGCCGTTCGAGTTCGTGGTGTCTTCCCTGCGCGCGACCGGAGCGGAGATACAGAATCCATTCGTGATCGCGCAGGCGCTCAACAAGATGGGCATGCCGCTGTACGGCATGCAGCCGCCGACGGGATACTCGATGAAGGCGGACGCGTGGGTGAACTCGGCGGCGCTGCTGAACCGCATGAACTTCGCGCTTGGCCTCGGTACGGGACGCCTGCCGGGCGTCACGCTAGGCGCCGCGCTGGACGTCACGCCGAACTCTGCGCAGATGCTGGGTTCGGGCGCGCCGCGCGATACGCAGCAGACATTAGCCACGCTGGAGCAGAAGCTGCTGGCCGGCGACGTCTCGCTGCAGACCCATCAGACGCTGGCCAAGCAGCTCGCCGATCCCCAGGTGGCCGGCGTGAAGATGGACGAGATGGGAGTAGGAGCGGGTCCGAACGTTGCACCAAGCGTTGCTCCAAACGTTGCAAACGTTGTTGCAAGCCCGGGCGTGATCGCCGGATTGATCCTTGGGTCGCCGGAATTCCAGCGCCGGTGACGTGCATTGCGGAGAGCGGATCGCGGGGAATAGCCCGGAAGCTGAAGGCTAGGAGCTAGAAGCTAGGAGCTGTTTTATGAGCATCACTCGCAGGGTATTCATGAAGGGCGGCGCGCTCGCGGTGGTCGGGACGGCGGCGGTGCCATCGTTCCTCACGCGCGCGGCGCTTGGCGCCGAGACCTCGGGCGGCAAGAAGCGCTTCGTGGTGCTCTTCCAGCGCGGCGCGGCCGACGGACTGAACATCGTGATCCCGCACGGCGAGCGCGACTACTACGGCATGCGGCCCACGATCGCCATCCCGCGCGGACAGGAGCTCGAGCTCGACGGGTTCTTCGGACTGCATCCCGCGATGGCGGCGCTGAAGCCGCTGTGGGAGCAGAAGCATCTTGCCATCGTCCACGCCGCCGGCTCGCCAGACACCACGCGCTCGCACTTCGATGCGCAGGATTACATGGAATCGGGCACGCCGGGCGTGAAGTCTACCGAAGACGGCTGGCTGAACCGGGCGTTGCGGGGGGAGACTCTGACCGGCGAGCAGAGGAACACGGCCAGCCCGTTCCGCGCAGTAGCGCTGGGCGGCTCGATGCCGCGCACGCTCTCCGGACGATATCCCGCGATCGCCATCGACAACGTGAACC
It contains:
- a CDS encoding DUF1800 domain-containing protein, encoding MIFILAVSAGLLLAADKKDDRNGDKQNDKRQGTGAMDSSKRAQHALNRLTFGARPGDAERVQAMGVDRWIELQLHPEKIDDGALQARLQGYRTLTMDTRELLQNFPPPFVLKAVEAGRFPMPSDPNQRAVYESQLAAYRARQQNKAAKGNDAGNNNDGNANPDKTNDGAMADADRAERREARMGAEMKAEEILALPPEQRSAAIMKLSPEQRALIARTMIARTMTARTPATDGRQRMLEGMSPEQRETLLAMANPRIVVAGELQSAKILRAAYSERQLDEVMTDFWFNHFNIYDKKGPDAYMIGEYERDVIRPRALGKFQDLLLATAKSPAMLFYLDNWQSVGPGSDFAKNGGGGRQQGFGQPGVGQQGMGQQNRRFRRRGGIFGGGGNEQQPRMQRNDPNQQSVQQTRQRRSGLNENYARELMELHTLGVDGGYTQQDVTELAKVLTGWTMRQPRLGGDYEFNGRMHEPGTKTVLGRQFSGGGEGEGEAALKMLAHQPATAKFISRKLAQRFVADDPSPALVDRMAQTFLKTDGDIREVLRTMFRAPEFWSREAYRAKVKTPFEFVVSSLRATGAEIQNPFVIAQALNKMGMPLYGMQPPTGYSMKADAWVNSAALLNRMNFALGLGTGRLPGVTLGAALDVTPNSAQMLGSGAPRDTQQTLATLEQKLLAGDVSLQTHQTLAKQLADPQVAGVKMDEMGVGAGPNVAPSVAPNVANVVASPGVIAGLILGSPEFQRR
- a CDS encoding HD domain-containing protein produces the protein MAVEKEKLSRLLPTFEALADLGNEMTAERDFSARAETMLARTMQALDAREGALFIHSERPAMLTSVAAFGFALFPQTAVIPLLPRTARALNRQQPVLLRGTHERYFSANGNVPPEVFQVLAPLRVNAKLVGAITLGRRNASGDDSPSVYSEDDLAALGILAQPVAMAVQNHVLAHSLQHRIAENLRLLAGLHSMYDRTLEAFATAIDVKDPHTRGHSLRVGRYAAGLGEAMGLDPAQVAGLRAAGYLHDVGKVNVDKYIFNKPGALDRHEFEEMAGHTLVGHKIVAGVEFPWPQIPEVVRSHHERADGSGYPDHLRGEEIPLLVRVIALADSFDAMTSQRPYRQPLSLGETLTHIVRSTPDKFEAEAVQALLVQLRRDATRTDSALPFLEASVPLTVAPHDLDVLAADLNYRVNHARTWSA